From the genome of Lytechinus pictus isolate F3 Inbred chromosome 4, Lp3.0, whole genome shotgun sequence:
ttttctgtcttgatttttctaattttaattaatttctaGTTCAAACGGGCTGCAAACCCTTTTAGAAACTGTAGATTACcgtatttttatatatttcactcGCCAAAGGTGAAATTCTATCGccaaaatattttacattttcacacGTATTGTGCCACACCTCAGACGAGGCGCTCGCGAACTACTCCCCACTACAGTCGGGGTGGTTTTTCCTAGTGGTTCGTGTGTTGATTGGGGAGTTTTTCCCAGCATTGGTTATAacgtaggcctaggcctattaCGGTCTGATTTTATAATAGGTTTTCTACATTTTTAAGGTGTACATTTATATTGTATCAGTCTTCAGTGTGGTGATAATGttttttgaagtgattttaCTGGATATTTAGAGTGTTTGTGTATTGGAATATCTTTGTAAGGTTGTGGAATTTGTGGTATTTTGGGGTGTGTCTGGCACATgttggcggccatttttaaaCTTTGCAACAACAATTATTTTAACAAGTCAAATAGATCTACTTTTAAATCAGCATTCACTCCACATTTATCTCAACTTTTTTGCATTGCCTTGCATCTTCTCTGCATTCTGTGCATTGCTTGCATATTCTCTATCGAAATGAGCTACCCCAGGCCTTCATGTTCTTTCCTTGTGGCAACCTTCATATGTATTGGCTTACGCCTCTTTTCGACAAGTCCCGCAGTGATGTTGGATGTTTTGGACAACCAGCTTTTGTTGGACCACTGGACTGCTCCTCTTGCTAGCCATTCTCCTCTCAAGTTTGACTGCTGCCCGGTGAGTCTGTTCCATGTTTCATGTGTCAAAGAAACttattttctattcaaatttaCAACTTGAAATTTTTAGAGTACAAAGATGAAGAAACACTTCTTCAGATAAgctaaaatttgaattttggctttttgaagaccaatttactatttgtttttatttccctGATGACTTATTGGTAGTTTTGGGGTGGTTGTTCACATATTTTTGTAAGAATGTGCTAAAAGATTTAAGTGTTTGGGAAATAATTGGCTTGAGCACAAATCCTTCATTTACCTTCACATCGTTGACAGGAACTGGTTTGCCCGGAGGATGTTTGATTGTTGTCATGTCAGGATCTATGGTGCTGTACTCAGGCAAGGCATCTCGCAGGTAGAGGAGGTTGCGATCTAGCCTCTTCTCAAGTTTGATAACCTCAATCTTTTTGATGAGGGGGTTGTACAGTTCATAGTTGATCTCAATACCTGGATATCAGATGATACAATTATTGTGTTGTAACGGTATAGTGACAAGTGAATGTATACATTTTGATGATTAAGAATATGATTTCTAATTTTctatcatttcattaatttgacTTAACTGTAAATACTTTTGAGTGGTGAGTTTGATTCAAGAATTTCCCATTTTGGAAGAACTTGGACCACAACTAAGCAAAATATTATCTTAAGTTCCTTTTTCTTAAAACTGAATACAGATACATTGAAAAACATAATGAACTATAAACCTTCTTGATATaaagacttttaaaaaaatgcattatttttGAGTCCCCACAATACAGTCTAAATACACTTTTGTTACATAGATCTGGAGAATAAACATTTacatttaaattaatatcagtTACTTCCTACACCACTGTCTGTAAAATTCTATAATTCCTGATGAAATACTAACCTTGATCATCTATGCAATTCCGTAGCTTAAAACTGGCACCAAGTCCGTAGTTTTTCCTTTCAATACAGATGCCAACAAAACGATTTTCCTTTCCTGGAGCATACGGGTCAGACACTGTTACGGCTAGGATTGAACCTTCATTGAGGGGAGAGAGAAAATCATGGACTTGTGTGTTACACAGTACTCATCATAATACTTTAAGCCTTAGGTATGATACAAACTTTCCAAGTAAGAAACCAAACTGTTTTAAGCAGAAAGTAATATTCGTATCTTCTTTGCCAAAGGAGCTCCAGATATGCTTGAAATAGCTATAAATTGATTCTTAAACACATCTTTAATTTTGCTTTTAAACAATTTGGCAGAGGGAAACTTCTTGGCCTCCTAAAGAGAGCtattctaattttatttttgggggggtggggaggggtgGGCTGCAGTTGGGCAGGGAATAGATTTGATATCAATGAGAAGGTATGAGAGATCTGAATAAGACAGTGAAGATGGAGGAAGGAAGCTGCAGGAAGAAAGTGATGGACACAGAGACTGAAGGAAAAAGACAGAAGGGATGGACCACAGTAAGGTTGGTCTGAGCAAGGAAGATGCTCAAGACAGAAAGAAGCGGAAGCAGGGAGTGTCATCATGGTGTAAGAGTCGGGGTTAGAGTCTTCATTAGACAGAAAATGCTGACCgtaataaatgatgatgattgatgatgaatcTGCTTATATGTTATCCAAAAAGAAACCTCAGCCGATGGAGATTAACCCTAAGATTTATAGTAgttgtttatttctatttttttcatacatttcattaaaaaatcaacaaatttgCATGAAAACTTATACAGTGAATTTATCTTtccctttttaatacaaaatattatcaatataacaaaataaataacacaAATATATATTGATTACAACATAACTCTACCTTGATAAAACTCTGGAATATCCAGGACCTCTCGTCTATTGTAACAATCTTCCCTCTCCAGAAAGTCTTTCAGCGTACTCCTCTGCCCCATGGGAGGCATAAACTCAGGGCTGAAATACTTCCTCTCCTGCAGGGCCTCACCAACCTTCTTCCGCCGCGGTCCTCGGGTGGTGGCAGGTGCGTGCTGGGAGGGGAGTGGTTTTGTTGTAGGTTGGGTGGAGTCTTCAGGCTGGTTGGCATCAGTCGGTGAATGATCACTTTTGCCCGAGTCATCTGAACTAGCATAAGCTGATTTTGAGCCTGTAGAGTCATGAAGAgaaatttgaattcatattgCAAGTTTTTCAACACTGTTATTTTACTGGTAAAATTTCAAACAGTAAATAGGAAATTGTAATAAAGTATTACTTTTACCAAGCAAAGCAAGGATGACATCAAAGCCTTggcaaaaacacattttttgcacAGTGAAACATATCTGTAAATCTCAGGacttaaatttcaatatttctaggGCAAGACcacttttaacattttatagAGCACTTCTTTTTTCCGCACAAATGGGAAAAATAAAACAGGGCACAAAAATATCAAAGGCCAATGTCACAAGAGGGGTATAGGGACCTATCAAAGAGCATCCAATGCTGTGGCCTTCCATTGCCTTAAATTAATTTAGGCACTGAAAGCAATACCCATGCACCAGAGCAGTAAGAAATTTGGGGGACCAAGGGGGTGGGCTTAATCAAATGTAACAACCTAGGGGTTCAATCAGAACTTCAGAAGTAAATTGAATCCTTTTCATTATGAGAAATATCTAGATTCGTCAAATACAAGAGGATATCCTTTTTTACCAAATGAAATAGGACATAGAACAACAAAGTCAAGCTCTATTGTAGCTCTCTGATGAAGATTCTATGTCTGGCACAAGTCACTAATGATGTCCTGGATTAGTAACCCCATTACCCCAAGTGTGCTAAAATAATGTTGACCAGTAATATTTGGCTTGTTTTCTCTCTATCTGGTGGATAAATTCTTGCTGTTGGGGACAGTCagtatggtagggggtcctaaagctgcgcgggtcctaaagctacgcaccactcatcgcgcatgcagttttatggcaaatgcgcactctgtgtgtggaactgtgactgcagagtgacgaacgattcctattcaattttttctacagaggctgaagtaaatctctaaatgcagagaaaacaaacaactgtttggaattttggagttatattcgctttaatttcattttatcccataataatttgaatatattttagaaatttaggtacaggaaatactatttttttgcatgataaatcgagtgcgtagctttaggaccccttctacatcgggcggcgaaatcaagaggtgttcagaaaacacggcgggattttcgtattagtgagttttgcgatattttcttcttggttaatgatctttagaatgtttgccacaaattagtgaaagatatttgttgaaatattaaaatcgGCATAGTTTTCAtcgtttgaaaacaaagtgcgtagctttaggtccccccatcatactaGTTAATCCTCAAATGCCTTGGCCAAAAACTAAATTggtttgtttgaattatttttttcgaaATTAAGAGAATATGTGGGCCATACTTTTGACTTACCACCAATAGAAGAACTTACAAAAAATACACTAAAAAATTACAGATTTTGAAGGCTCTGGTGAAGAAAAATCCAGTCAAAGATGTATAATGAAAAATGGATcataaatgaaagaaatcaaAGGGCAAGTTCACCCTGTTAAcaaatttttttgttaaaatagaaaaaaaaagaaatatattgttgAGGGTTTGATAAAAGTCAAAGACTTGGAAATTACAAgcatttaaattttttaaattgtgacgtcatatgccaGCAACTTCCCCATTTGacatgtagtaaaaaaaaatcaatcaaatgtcattttctattaaaaaattgaaaatggtttttaatcATACTTTATAAATAACTAAGAATTCTATTAATTTTCTTAATCTACACAGACACTCTACATGATGGATTTCGCTTAAATCTTGACTTCATCAacatatttttacaaatgacACAAGTGATGTTTTAAAGACTTTTATGATGTGTGTTTTGTATGTTGCATGGACTCCACTCAATACAGACAGGGTGGTTGCAGACTGCAAGTGGCCAGCAGCCCAGCAAGACAATGTCACAATCGCCATGCATGAATTGTCACACTCACACAGTCACAATGCATGTTCACAACACGATTGTCTCACTCTATCCTTGCCTGGTTTAaaacttttcttcttcttttccccttcttcAACTCATCAGCCTTGACACTTTCTccatataaaattacaatttattatttgagtGCTCTAGATAGATCTACTTGTTGTTAATATGGTTAAATGAAGCCCGCATTTCAATTTTGCATTTGCAACATGCCAGCAGCCTACATGAAAGTGTACATGTGGGACAATGAACCCGTTTCCCAGGtattttttacaagaaaaattGAGATAACCTGACGATTTTCTGCTAATTGTAAATCAATAAAAGGGTCTGTAACAATCACATCTTACCGTTTATTTCACGAACACTGCAAGGAATTCGTGTCCCAATACATGATTGTTTCTGAAATATTAGAACAGGCCGTCCTCTAAAAATCCTGAAGCATGCCATCTTTGATAACCGGAGCAAAGTATCCTAGGGGAAAAATATCGGGCAACAAGGAAAGGCAACGTTTTTATACGTAGTATATTCCCgattcatgggggggggggggggggggctttctcACGGACCGCTCCAGGTTAATATTACTCGGGGTTTACTCCACTTTCTATTCCGTTTTTGCAAAGTATGATACCccaccaggggcggatccaagattttccaggggggggggggacacattCATGGACCTATATCCACGGATGATTATACTGCATGGGGTacgtgctgtgacaatgctcagcacgtatccccagtaacaatagaataatcctccgtggacagGTCCATGGGCGCATTTttcgaggaaaatttgacaagcaaaaaaaagaaggtcttcATCACACTTCTGTTACAGTtataacggcatttttacattacaaattttaattttgcttctcaaaagggggggggggcaccggccggctgtgcccccctggatccgcaaATATATAagttttaatgtcaaaatctattgcactgaaaattagatttttgcaTAAAGAGGTCAAAAAAGTTTTCGCTCGCGTTGCCCTCTCTCATGTAAAAAATCTAAATTTGGCCTTTTACGTCATATCTCCCCAGAATCTTTTagaaataacatttttatattgaaaactTTACAACACAAAATAACCAAAGTGTGCatttcactttagaaaatgcaaaagtgccCCATTGGCATGCAAGCTTAGTTGTTCTCTCCCTTGCTTTCGAGTTTCGTGGAAAATTtgtctttccccccccccccctccgaaaaaaaatatgcatacagCCATGGTCATCCCCCTAACCATGAAtactgatcgacacccatggcaCATACCGAAGAGAAATGGCATGAAATCGGCAAAGACTTATATAAGTAGGAATTTATATCGAAGAGTTGACttagatgaaacaaaattaaactaACATAAGCTACGGTGTTTCAACCAATCTGGCTATGCTTGCTTATCTTTTCGCACCTTTGTATATGTTCATTAtgtacttttcatgtaaaatactTTTACATATTATCTATGTAATCTCATACATTATATTTACATTGTGGCATTGtgaacatgcatgaataaataaaaataaaaaaataaaaaaataaataaataatgaatagatagatagatagataaataaataaataagtaaataaataaaaaaataaaaataaaaataaataaatgaataagtataTAAATAAGtagagcgcctctggcagtctcacctagCTGCACTACACGATTCAATGAGGAAAGCCGTGCTGACTTTGTTTTGATCGActatagaataatcattcacaaaaacaccattcatattaATACGATGATAAAATATCatgttcactgaccctaaatgacatttgaccttgatcgtgtGACCAAAGACTTGTGCAACTATACGatcagttatacttgattacacttatgtccacatttcgtgaactagatccataaactttaaaattatgATGGCAGTtcaacaaataaccccaacacggccaaagttcattgaccttggtcatgtgacctgaaattcacgCAGGATGCTCATATGCTTCACGGTCCAagattcatgaactagatccatatacttgcagagttatgatatttaaaaaaaaacttaatcttagttgagattttgttttgattcccccaacataatctaagttcatagaccctaaatgacctttgaccttggtcatgtgacccccaaaatatggccaaagttcattgaccttatggtcatgtgacctgatctcaggcagggtgttcagtaatacttgattatagGCTCTATACTTTTTTGTCCAAGTTTCAGCTAGGAACCAGATCCAttgaaactttcaaagttatcggatgacatttcaaaaagttAACCCTTCGGTTAAGatgttgatattgattccccaacatggtctaagttcattgaccctaaatgacctttgaccatgatcatgtgacctgaacttCAGggtgtttagtaatacttgattacccttaagTCCAAGTTCCATGAACTAGGCTCATatacttcctaagttatgatgacatttcaaaaacttaacctccggttaagattttgatatttataCCCCAACAGGGTCTAatcaagttcattgaccctaaatttgaccttggtcatgtgtcgtcccctagcaggatgttcagtaatactttataACCATTATGCCTAGTCACTAAGTccacatactttttttttaatgatgacattaaaaaaaatgttgacgacgccgccgtcggaataGCGACGCCATTTACTGGCCTAAAACCgtacatttaaaaaaacgaatccaattcaattcaatcctaTCAACCGATGCTAAAAGAACTCAgtacattcttttttatataaatcacTATTATTGAATCCTGTACTTAAGTTTTTTGCTTCTGTATAGTTTTCATAGAGTGTATAACGTCATGTGATCCAGGAGAAATCGAGAGTAGCATTTTATAATTAAGCCACTGGTCTGTGATACACGTGAGAAGGAAGGGAATACCCCATTTCATGGGTTGATTTATTTtcgggtgtgtttgtgtgtaaaCGTGTTATATCCAAGCCATTGTGTAGATCGGTCATTGAAGTACTGAATTGCGTAATGTAATAATAGAACAAGATCAACAGTTGTCTGTTTGCCCATTCTATTCTCTTGATTGTGAAAACATGCATTTCTTTATCCCTCAATTCCATTCGTCCCTCTcttgttttttctctctccctcatcCCTCTccaccctccctccctccctcgatcccctccctctctccctttctttctcacgcacacccacacaaacacacacacacacacacccaacgCTCGCCCGATATACACCTTACCCACAACAAATTAATTACCACTTGAATTGTTAAATGAATGATATACATCGATGATTTACATCCGAAAttattaaattttgttcattacaGGAggatgaaacctttg
Proteins encoded in this window:
- the LOC129259028 gene encoding large ribosomal subunit protein bL19m-like, which produces MACFRIFRGRPVLIFQKQSCIGTRIPCSVREINGSKSAYASSDDSGKSDHSPTDANQPEDSTQPTTKPLPSQHAPATTRGPRRKKVGEALQERKYFSPEFMPPMGQRSTLKDFLEREDCYNRREVLDIPEFYQGSILAVTVSDPYAPGKENRFVGICIERKNYGLGASFKLRNCIDDQGIEINYELYNPLIKKIEVIKLEKRLDRNLLYLRDALPEYSTIDPDMTTIKHPPGKPVPVNDVKVKMKPKPWHKRWERYGFQGIDMTEVLSEERIEEGKKWWTPDYEKMDLLNLYRSSSHSNKERAMIKEEFERHVQSLKRKKKSSAGS